A section of the Pochonia chlamydosporia 170 chromosome 2, whole genome shotgun sequence genome encodes:
- a CDS encoding NADH ubiquinone oxidoreductase subunit yields the protein MPPRQIGPIAQAWYKWKALRLPWRKRFFIGYDLQGNTYWEFQLTKPSATTSPSDSRWRRIVHYPRSTHYSQVKVSPLWHQWLRHMRRDPPTLEEQTGDVVRQQRMKYLAAEADARWEAKPRVMEDGNAPREGIAPPEEAGAKTQDGEKDPWAKARSRGPSEDWQPTAWNPGVGKKR from the exons ATGCCACCCAGACAAATAGGCCCCATAGCCCAAGCCTGGTACAAATGGAAGGCCCTCCGTCTCCCCTGGCGCAAGCGCTTCTTCATCG GCTATGACCTCCAAGGCAACACATACTGGGAATTCCAGCTCACCAAACCATCCGCCACCACATCCCCCTCCGACTCCCGCTGGCGCCGCATCGTGCACTACCCCCGATCGACGCACTACTCGCAGGTCAAAGTCTCGCCGCTCTGGCACCAATGGCTGCGGCACATGCGGCGCGACCCGCCGACCCTGGAGGAGCAGACGGGCGATGTGGTCCGGCAGCAGAGGATGAAGTATCTTGCCGCCGAGGCGGACGCGCGGTGGGAGGCGAAGCCGCGGGTCATGGAGGATGGGAACGCGCCGCGGGAGGGGATAGCTCCGCCTGAGGAGGCTGGGGCGAAGACGCAGGATGGTGAGAAGGATCCGTGGGCGAAGGCGAGGTCGAGGGGTCCGAGTGAGGATTGGCAACCGACGGCTTGGAATCCGGGTGTTGGGAAGAAGAGGTAG
- a CDS encoding calponin (similar to Pyrenophora tritici-repentis Pt-1C-BFP XP_001932025.1), with amino-acid sequence MASVTSLDKDLRKMRLDKYTPAAANEARSWIEEALGERLPSSDLLEGLKDGVALCKLVNLATPPPGIRFKQSAMPFVQMENISHFLRACQSPPLNLQQHDTFLTVDLYEQKDPAQVLQCLGAFSRAAHDANPGRFPEPIGPKTRAAGGISPQASGYGSPTGLRGRGTSITSNSSSAYGSRPVLPHRTGDTTPTGRRSPTKSPTANPGSPGPVSSWSKREHEGSTAPAWNIAQYGYMGGASQGNLGISFGGMRQITSASPHVPSLADKERKRKEEAERQEEEERQRRAQLEAEEEAARREEERRWEQETQRLREEERRKAAEEKRRWEEQERQWKLTEEKRRQEEHEAAARLEEERKRARSRSDARLQGQFLSQYQAEQAEADRRNNRSQQLEEQLERARQREAEYERERQTRSTSRPVGEIVPNKARSRSRGHRGTSPSPSAPSAVGPQRSQNRYESWTKDDERKYLQTQWTEHQHDSRESTLEDSVQAEVQPTPPLVTSPRPLPEPNVTPKPKPKPQIPTSPNPPSSSRPLPDPKKYTSPPSASSQTRTDRFLATNTPPTQPKPHQTYARELGATEERDGEDRRRVQSQAQTKAGGWASKSLLEREMEMERQRQQEWEESQKETAKAVRSGEGVDGIGGGVGGRWDVGQWSGYTGGDSQNRGAQGIGSGRRQIVGPRPLPGSNR; translated from the exons ATGGCCTCGGTCACGTCCCTGGACAAGGACCTGCGCAAGATGCGCCTGGACAAATACACGCCTGCCGCTGCCAACGAGGCACGCTCGTGGATTGAGGAGGCTCTTGGAGAGAGGCTACCATCTTCAGATCTGCTGGAGGGCTTGAAAGATGGCGTTGCGCTGTGCAA ACTCGTCAACCTCGCAACTCCTCCGCCGGGCATCAGGTTCAAGCAGTCTGCCATGCCCTTTGTTCAAATGGAAAACATCTCACATTTCCTACGCGCCTGTCAGTCCCCGCCGCTGAACCTCCAACAGCACGACACCTTTCTCACCGTCGACCTCTACGAGCAAAAGGATCCCGCGCAGGTTCTCCAGTGCCTCGGAGCATTCAGCAGGGCCGCGCACGACGCCAACCCAGGCCGTTTCCCTGAGCCGATAGGTCCGAAGACCAGGGCAGCCGGAGGAATCAGCCCGCAGGCATCGGGATACGGCTCACCCACTGGCCTTCGCGGCCGTGGTACCTCCATCACGAGCAATTCATCCTCCGCATATGGATCGAGACCGGTGCTTCCTCATAGAACTGGCGATACCACTCCCACTGGCCGCCGTAGTCCGACCAAGAGCCCGACGGCGAACCCCGGATCTCCCGGCCCTGTTAGCAGCTGGAGTAAGCGGGAGCATGAGGGGTCTACGGCGCCGGCGTGGAACATTGCCCAATACGGGTACATGGGCGGTGCGAGTCAGGGTAATCTAGGTATATCCTTTGGCGGTATGCGACAAATCACGAGCGCGAGTCCGCACGTACCTAGTCTGGCCGACAAGGAGCGTAAACGAAAGGAAGAGGCCGAGAGacaagaggaggaggaacgACAGCGACGCGCCCAGCTggaagccgaggaggaggcagcTCGACGAGAGGAGGAACGCAGATGGGAACAAGAAACGCAGAGGCTGCGCGAGGAGGAACGCCGAAAGGCCGCCGAGGAAAAGCGCAGGTGGGAAGAGCAAGAACGTCAATGGAAGCTGACGGAGGAGAAACGACGTCAGGAGGAGCACGAAGCTGCAGCCaggctggaggaggagcgtaAACGAGCCAGAAGCCGCAGCGACGCCAGACTGCAAGGCCAATTCCTGAGCCAGTACCAGGCCGAGCAGGCGGAAGCAGATCGTCGAAACAACCGCAGCCAGCAACtcgaggagcagcttgaaCGGGCTCGCCAACGCGAGGCCGAGTACGAGCGTGAGCGCCAAACACGCAGCACCAGCAGACCCGTCGGCGAAATCGTCCCCAACAAGGCACGCTCCAGGAGCCGTGGTCACCGCGGTACATCACCATCGCCCTCTGCCCCCTCGGCCGTAGGACCGCAACGCTCGCAGAACCGCTACGAATCATGGACCAAAGACGACGAGCGCAAGTATCTCCAGACCCAGTGGACCGAGCACCAGCACGACTCGCGAGAATCGACCCTCGAGGATTCAGTGCAAGCTGAAGTCCAACCAACACCTCCCCTCGTCACATCCCCCCGTCCTCTCCCCGAGCCAAACGTCACACCCAAACCGaaacccaaaccacaaaTACCTACATCGCCCAATCCCCCCAGCAGCAGCCGACCGCTCCCCGACCCCAAAAAGTACACGTCTCCCCCCTCGGCATCCTCACAAACCAGAACAGATCgcttcctcgccaccaacacaccCCCCACTCAACCCAAGCCCCATCAAACATATGCGCGTGAACTAGGCGCCACCGAAGAACGAGACGGCGAAGACCGTCGCCGCGTGCAGAGCCAGGCGCAAACAAAAGCCGGCGGATGGGCGTCAAAGTCCCTCCTCGAGcgggagatggagatggagcgccagcgccagcaggAGTGGGAGGAGTCGCAGAAGGAGACGGCCAAGGCGGTCCGCTCGGGAGAAGGCGTCGACGGCATTGGGGGAGGCGTCGGTGGTAGATGGGACGTAGGTCAATGGAGTGGCTATACGGGCGGCGATTCGCAGAATAGGGGAGCCCAGGGAATTGGTTCGGGGAGGAGACAGATTGTTGGTCCGAGGCCTTTGCCTGGTTCGAATCGGTGA
- a CDS encoding major facilitator superfamily transporter (similar to Beauveria bassiana ARSEF 2860 XP_008596938.1), which translates to MATWPPKSASSSPKSFYTANDSEIEGSTTASSPAQGLPCPYRDARPLPRELKDHCHIFLEEQLYSCAINLLNSTLGSGMSRRTPSSKSVAIPPPSHLALLCTLIVHPIHTTRAERPEHRDVSAMALDYLRNLLTVVGPVNAGFRDAFQFHHALPRSSRRSGFTSPNADSDMSDGDAERDQDRLQGRMANRSSLWFRGQDLWTTIGWAFNTSTLYPERWRYWKVWLEFMLDVLETDWDERERQDEAGHAATRREGVAPTTSRSESMMAMYMEQNTDGHMAMNLKRIMKALFADGGALSSSTFLELFEREPRGPKKASKKRKRDQVLDLENDKFGDYFDDDSISSGISEPPTPQKSRNGRKNDAMGILRPGLVESVGIRLRFFKLLSATTAALRKQRELDNLYEDYVLAIKKLPLQLYALYVTQRDNPLPSEIHVTLIQELFHLLLPPTYKDPAKVDPEGDAEGRLTMPMLQHCYVSLPANTVGLEDNAKLSLLVENAIQLLWVSDMIEYTDNFGDACEKGIQAREAKAKKKRTGKVQAESSDVSARDVLTQSGERIRILVQVLRESACVMIE; encoded by the exons ATGGCGACGTGGCCGCCGAAAAGCGCGAGCTCGTCTCCAAAGTCGTTTTACACAGCCAATGATTCAGAGATTGAGGGATCAACCACGGCCAGCAGTCCCGCCCAGGGTCTGCCTTGTCCTTATCGCGATGCTCGACCACTTCCGCGGGAGTTGAAGGACCACTGCCACATTTTTCTGGAAGAGCAACTTT ATTCCTGCGCCATCAATCTCTTGAATAGCACTCTGGGTTCCGGCATGTCAAGAAGGACGCCGTCCTCCAAGTCTGTCGCGATACCGCCGCCGAGCCATCTGGCGTTACTATGCACCCTCATCGTTCATCCCATTCACACAACGCGCGCTGAAAGACCCGAGCATCGAGACGTATCAGCCATGGCACTGGACTACCTCCGCAACCTGCTGACTGTTGTTGGTCCCGTCAACGCGGGGTTCCGCGACGCCTTCCAGTTCCATCATGCTTTACCGCGATCCAGTCGCCGATCAGGATTCACTAGCCCCAATGCAGATAGCGACATGtcagatggagatgcagagcGCGATCAGGACCGTCTGCAAGGGCGTATGGCGAACCGAAGCAGTTTATGGTTCCGGGGCCAAGATCTCTGGACGACGATTGGGTGGGCGTTTAACACGAGCACTTTGTATCCCGAACGGTGGCGGTATTGGAAAGTCTGGCTTGAGTTTATGCTGGATGTCCTCGAGACGGACTGGGATGAGAGGGAGCGACAGGATGAGGCAGGTCATGCGGCCACCAGGAGAGAAGGCGTCGCACCAACCACGTCGCGGAGTGAgtcgatgatggcaatgtaCATGGAGCAAAATACGGATGGACATATGGCCATGAACCTGAAGCGTATTATGAAGGCTCTTTTTGCTGATGGTGGCGCTTTGTCGTCGTCTACTTTCCTCGAATTGTTTGAGCGGGAACCGCGCGGTCCGAAGAAGGCTtccaagaagaggaagcggGATCAGGTGCTGGACCTGGAAAACGACAAATTCGGAGACTATTTTGACGATGATTCCATATCGTCGGGTATATCGGAGCCGCCTACGCCGCAGAAGTCTCGAAATGGGAGAAAGAATGACGCCATGGGTATTTTGCGCCCCGGGTTGGTCGAGTCAGTTGGTATTCGTCTCAGATTCTTCAAGCTCCTGTCCGCAACGACTGCCGCCCTACGGAAGCAGCGCGAGCTCGATAATCTATATGAGGATTACGTGCTTGCTATAAAGAagcttcctcttcaactctACGCCCTCTACGTCACGCAAAGGGACAATCCCTTGCCGTCTGAAATCCACGTCACCCTCATACAAGAGCTTTTCCACCTCCTCTTGCCGCCTACCTACAAAGATCCAGCAAAGGTTGATCCGGAGGGCGATGCGGAAGGGAGACTCACCATGCCCATGCTCCAACACTGCTACGTCTCATTACCAGCAAACACGGTGGGCCTGGAGGACAATGCCAAGCTCTCGCTGCTGGTTGAGAATGCGATCCAACTGCTCTGGGTGTCTGATATGATTGAATACACGGACAATTTTGGGGACGCTTGCGAGAAGGGAATCCAGGCGAGGGAggcaaaggccaagaagaagcggaCGGGGAAAGTGCAGGCCGAATCGAGTGATGTTTCTGCGAGAGATGTGCTGACTCAATCTGGGGAGCGGATTCGGATACTGGTCCAGGTGTTGAGGGAGTCGGCGTGTGTCATGATAGAATGA